From the Kribbella sp. CA-293567 genome, the window GGATCTTCGTTCCGATGACGGCACCCGCAACGAAGGTCGCCCGGTTGCGCACTCTCGATGCCGACGTGGTCCAGATCGGCAGCGAGTACGCCGAGGCGTACGAGGCCGCTGTCGCCGAGGCCGAGCGGACGGGCGCGTTGCTGCTGCACGCCTATGACCAGCCCGAGGTGGTGGCCGGTCAGGGGACGATCGGGTTGGAACTGCTGGCGGAGGCCGAGTTCGACACCGTCCTGGTCGCGGTCGGCGGCGGTGGTCTGGTCGGAGGGATCGCGACGGCGCTCGGCGATCGGGCGCAGGTCGTCGGGATCGAGCCGGAGTCGGCACCCACTTTGGCCAGGACGCTCGACGCGGGTGAGCTGGTCGACGTACAGGTCGGTGGGGTGGCGGCTGACTCGCTCGGGGCGCGGCGGTTCGGGGCGCTGGCTTTCGAGGCCGTCCGGGCCAACGGCGTGCGGTCGGTGCTAGTTTCCGACGACTCGATTGTCGCGGCCCGCGACGAGCTGTGGCGTGAATACCAGCTCGCTGTCGAGCACGGCGCCGCGGTCGCCTACGCGGCTCTGCAGAGCGGCGCCTACCGGCCGGCCGCCGGCGAGCGC encodes:
- a CDS encoding threonine/serine dehydratase is translated as MTVTRDDVEAAAHRIAGRVRRTPVLRVSPTLSLKLELLQHAGSFKPRGAFNRLLVAKEQGALSGQGIVTASGGNAGLAGAYAARELGVPARIFVPMTAPATKVARLRTLDADVVQIGSEYAEAYEAAVAEAERTGALLLHAYDQPEVVAGQGTIGLELLAEAEFDTVLVAVGGGGLVGGIATALGDRAQVVGIEPESAPTLARTLDAGELVDVQVGGVAADSLGARRFGALAFEAVRANGVRSVLVSDDSIVAARDELWREYQLAVEHGAAVAYAALQSGAYRPAAGERVVAIICGANTDLSTIG